The Pseudomonas sp. R4-35-07 genome contains a region encoding:
- the mpl gene encoding UDP-N-acetylmuramate:L-alanyl-gamma-D-glutamyl-meso-diaminopimelate ligase encodes MHIHILGICGTFMGSMAVLAKELGHHVTGSDANVYPPMSTQLQAQGIELTQGYDPAQFDPVPDLVVIGNAMSRGNPAVEYVLNKGLPYVSGPQWLADHVLQGRWVLAVAGTHGKTTTSSMLAWVLEHAGMSPGFLIGGVPQNFSVSARLGETPFFVIEADEYDSAFFDKRSKFVHYRPRTAILNNLEFDHADIFPDLPAIERQFHHLVRTIPSEGLVIHPTTEPALQRVIEMGCWTPVQTTGAGGQWQVRLLSDDGSRFEVLFEGAAQGTVEWDMTGQHNVANALVTLAAARHVGVVPSMGIAALSAFKSVKRRMEKVADVNGITIYDDFAHHPTAIATTLDGLRKRVGDAQIIAVVEPRSNSMKLGAHRDGLPESVNDADQAVWYAPANLGWDLPAIAARCSVPSTVCDSLEGIIEHVKHLAKPGTHVVIMSNGGFGGLHGKLAEALK; translated from the coding sequence ATGCACATTCATATTCTGGGTATCTGCGGCACGTTCATGGGCTCGATGGCGGTACTTGCCAAAGAGCTGGGCCATCACGTTACTGGCTCCGATGCCAATGTTTATCCGCCCATGAGCACCCAGCTACAAGCTCAGGGCATTGAGCTGACTCAAGGCTACGACCCGGCGCAGTTTGACCCGGTCCCCGATCTGGTGGTGATCGGCAACGCCATGTCCCGCGGTAACCCTGCGGTCGAGTATGTCCTTAATAAAGGCTTGCCGTATGTCTCCGGCCCCCAGTGGCTGGCCGACCATGTGCTGCAAGGGCGCTGGGTGCTTGCGGTTGCCGGCACCCATGGCAAAACCACCACCAGCAGTATGTTGGCCTGGGTGCTGGAGCATGCGGGCATGAGCCCGGGTTTCCTGATTGGCGGTGTGCCGCAGAACTTCTCGGTGTCGGCGCGCCTGGGGGAGACGCCGTTCTTCGTGATCGAGGCCGACGAGTACGACAGTGCGTTCTTCGACAAGCGCTCCAAGTTCGTCCACTACCGTCCGCGCACGGCGATCCTGAACAACCTTGAATTCGATCATGCCGACATCTTCCCGGATCTGCCGGCCATCGAGCGGCAGTTCCACCACCTGGTGCGTACCATTCCAAGTGAAGGGCTGGTGATTCACCCGACCACCGAACCGGCGTTGCAGCGCGTGATCGAGATGGGCTGCTGGACTCCGGTGCAAACCACCGGCGCGGGCGGGCAGTGGCAGGTCAGATTGCTCAGTGATGACGGTTCCAGGTTTGAAGTGCTGTTCGAAGGCGCGGCCCAAGGCACCGTCGAGTGGGACATGACCGGCCAGCATAACGTCGCCAACGCCTTGGTCACCCTGGCGGCTGCGCGGCATGTGGGGGTGGTGCCTTCCATGGGTATCGCGGCATTGAGTGCATTCAAGAGCGTGAAGCGGCGCATGGAAAAGGTCGCCGATGTGAATGGGATTACCATCTACGATGACTTTGCCCACCACCCCACGGCGATTGCTACGACGTTGGACGGCCTGCGCAAACGCGTCGGTGATGCGCAGATTATTGCTGTCGTCGAGCCGCGCTCCAACTCCATGAAGCTGGGGGCACACCGTGATGGCCTGCCGGAAAGCGTCAATGACGCCGACCAGGCGGTCTGGTATGCACCGGCCAACCTGGGCTGGGACTTGCCGGCGATCGCCGCGCGGTGCAGTGTGCCTTCGACCGTCTGTGACTCGTTGGAGGGCATCATCGAGCACGTCAAGCACCTGGCCAAGCCAGGCACCCATGTGGTGATCATGAGCAACGGCGGCTTCGGCGGCCTGCACGGCAAGCTGGCCGAGGCGCTCAAGTGA
- a CDS encoding aldehyde dehydrogenase family protein, producing MRYAHPGTEGAIVSFKAKYGNYIGGEFVAPVDGNYFTNTSPVNGKPIAEFPRSTAKDIDKALDAAHAAADAWGKTSAQDRSLVLLKIADRIEQNLELLAVTETWDNGKAVRETLNADIPLAADHFRYFAGCIRAQEGSSAEINELTAAYHFHEPLGVVGQIIPWNFPLLMAAWKLAPALAAGNCVVLKPAEQTPLGINVLMELIGDLLPPGVLNVVHGFGKEAGEALATSKRIAKIAFTGSTPVGSHIMHAAAENIIPSTVELGGKSPNIFFADIMKAEPQFIEKAAEGLVLAFFNQGEVCTCPSRALVEESIYEDFMEVVMKKVESIKRGDPLDTDTMVGAQASEQQFDKILSYLEIAKGEGAQLLTGGKVEKLSGDLATGYYIQPTLLKGTNEMRVFQEEIFGPVVSITTFKDEAEALAIANDTEFGLGAGLWTRDINRAYRMGRAIKAGRVWTNCYHLYPAHAAFGGYKKSGVGRETHKMMLDHYQQTKNLLVSYDINPLGFF from the coding sequence ATGCGTTATGCACACCCCGGTACTGAAGGCGCCATCGTTTCGTTCAAGGCCAAGTACGGCAACTACATCGGTGGAGAATTCGTTGCCCCGGTCGATGGCAATTACTTCACCAATACGTCGCCGGTCAACGGCAAGCCCATCGCCGAATTCCCGCGCTCTACTGCCAAAGACATCGACAAAGCCCTGGACGCCGCCCACGCCGCCGCTGACGCCTGGGGCAAGACCTCGGCCCAGGACCGCTCGCTGGTCTTGCTGAAAATCGCCGACCGCATCGAACAGAACCTCGAACTGCTGGCCGTCACCGAAACCTGGGACAACGGCAAGGCCGTGCGCGAAACCCTCAACGCCGACATCCCGCTGGCCGCCGACCATTTCCGCTACTTCGCCGGCTGCATACGCGCCCAGGAAGGCAGCAGCGCCGAAATCAACGAACTCACCGCCGCCTATCATTTCCATGAGCCGCTGGGCGTGGTCGGCCAGATCATTCCGTGGAACTTCCCCCTGCTGATGGCCGCCTGGAAGCTCGCCCCGGCCCTGGCCGCCGGTAACTGCGTGGTGCTCAAGCCTGCCGAGCAGACGCCGCTGGGCATCAACGTGCTGATGGAGCTGATCGGCGACCTGCTGCCGCCCGGCGTACTCAACGTCGTGCACGGTTTCGGCAAAGAAGCCGGCGAAGCCCTGGCCACCAGCAAGCGCATCGCCAAGATCGCCTTCACCGGCTCCACCCCGGTGGGTTCGCACATCATGCATGCGGCGGCCGAGAACATCATTCCGTCCACCGTCGAACTGGGTGGCAAGTCGCCGAACATCTTCTTCGCCGACATCATGAAAGCCGAACCGCAATTCATCGAAAAGGCCGCCGAAGGCCTGGTGCTGGCGTTCTTCAACCAAGGCGAAGTGTGCACCTGCCCATCGCGCGCGCTGGTAGAAGAGTCGATCTATGAAGACTTCATGGAAGTGGTGATGAAAAAGGTCGAGTCGATCAAGCGCGGCGATCCGCTGGACACCGACACTATGGTCGGCGCCCAAGCGTCGGAGCAGCAGTTCGACAAGATTCTGTCCTACCTGGAAATCGCCAAGGGCGAAGGGGCGCAACTGCTCACCGGCGGCAAGGTGGAGAAGCTCAGCGGCGACCTGGCCACCGGCTATTACATCCAGCCGACCCTGCTCAAGGGCACCAACGAAATGCGCGTGTTCCAGGAGGAAATCTTCGGCCCAGTGGTAAGCATCACCACCTTCAAGGACGAAGCCGAAGCCCTGGCCATTGCCAACGACACCGAGTTCGGCCTGGGCGCCGGCCTGTGGACCCGCGACATCAACCGCGCCTACCGCATGGGCCGTGCGATCAAGGCCGGCCGCGTGTGGACCAACTGCTACCACCTGTACCCGGCGCACGCCGCGTTTGGCGGTTACAAGAAATCCGGTGTGGGGCGTGAGACGCACAAGATGATGTTGGACCATTACCAGCAGACCAAGAACTTGCTGGTGAGCTACGACATTAATCCGTTGGGTTTCTTCTAA
- the eat gene encoding ethanolamine permease, which translates to MPSEPTSSSVDLEKVGTDYFQQRELKKGAAGWVLLVGLGVAYVISGDYAGWNFGLAQGGWGGMFLATLLMATMYLCMCFSLAELSSMIPTAGGGYGFARSAFGPWGGFLTGTAILIEYAIAPAAIAVFIGAYCESLFGIGGWMIYLAFYIIFIGIHIFGVGEALKLMFVITAIAAIALGVFLVAMVPHFNVANLLDIPVTEAKGASPFLPFGYVGVWAAIPYAIWFFLAVEGVPLAAEETKNPKRDLPRGLIGAIVVLTSFALLILVIAPGGAGTYALIKSGNPLVEALALSYGGSTWMGSFVNLVGLAGLIASFFSIIYAYSRQIFALSRAGYLPRKLSETNKSKAPVLALVIPGIIGFGLSLTGQGDLLILVAVFGATLSYVLMMAAHITLRIRRPKMDRPYRTPGGIFTSGVALVLACVAVVAGFLVDPRVVIGAAIIYGVLIAYFAFYSRHHLVAGTPEEEFAAIQAAEAALH; encoded by the coding sequence ATGCCCAGCGAACCCACAAGTTCTTCCGTCGACTTAGAAAAAGTCGGCACCGATTACTTTCAACAACGCGAACTCAAAAAAGGCGCCGCCGGCTGGGTGCTGCTGGTCGGCCTCGGTGTCGCCTACGTCATCTCCGGCGACTACGCCGGCTGGAACTTTGGCCTGGCCCAGGGCGGTTGGGGCGGCATGTTTCTCGCCACACTGCTGATGGCCACCATGTACCTGTGCATGTGCTTTTCACTGGCCGAACTGTCTTCCATGATTCCCACCGCAGGCGGCGGCTACGGCTTTGCCCGCAGCGCGTTTGGCCCTTGGGGCGGGTTTCTCACGGGCACGGCGATCCTGATCGAATACGCCATCGCGCCCGCCGCCATCGCGGTGTTTATCGGCGCGTATTGCGAGTCGCTGTTCGGCATTGGCGGCTGGATGATCTACCTGGCGTTCTACATCATCTTTATCGGCATCCACATTTTTGGGGTGGGTGAAGCGCTGAAGCTGATGTTCGTGATCACCGCCATCGCGGCCATCGCCCTGGGCGTGTTTCTGGTAGCGATGGTGCCGCACTTCAATGTCGCCAACCTGCTGGATATCCCGGTGACCGAAGCCAAGGGTGCCAGCCCTTTCCTGCCGTTCGGCTACGTCGGCGTGTGGGCGGCAATCCCCTATGCGATCTGGTTTTTCCTCGCGGTAGAAGGCGTGCCCCTGGCCGCTGAAGAAACCAAGAACCCCAAACGCGACCTGCCACGCGGCTTGATCGGCGCGATTGTGGTGCTGACCAGTTTTGCCCTGTTGATCCTGGTGATCGCACCGGGCGGCGCGGGCACTTACGCCTTGATCAAATCCGGCAACCCACTGGTGGAAGCGTTGGCATTGTCCTACGGCGGTTCGACCTGGATGGGCAGCTTCGTCAACCTGGTGGGCCTGGCCGGCTTGATCGCCAGCTTTTTTTCGATCATCTACGCCTATTCGCGGCAGATCTTTGCCCTGTCCCGCGCTGGCTACCTGCCGCGCAAGCTGTCCGAGACCAACAAGAGCAAGGCGCCGGTGTTGGCGCTGGTGATCCCCGGCATTATCGGTTTTGGCCTGTCGTTGACCGGCCAGGGCGACCTGCTGATTCTGGTGGCCGTGTTCGGCGCCACCCTCTCCTATGTGCTGATGATGGCCGCCCACATCACCCTGCGCATCCGTCGCCCCAAAATGGATCGCCCCTACCGCACGCCGGGCGGCATCTTCACCTCGGGCGTGGCGTTGGTACTGGCCTGCGTGGCCGTGGTGGCGGGCTTTCTGGTGGATCCGCGCGTGGTCATTGGCGCCGCGATCATCTATGGAGTATTAATTGCTTACTTTGCTTTCTACAGCCGGCATCACTTGGTAGCGGGCACGCCGGAAGAAGAATTCGCGGCGATCCAGGCCGCAGAGGCCGCCTTGCACTAA
- a CDS encoding sigma-54-dependent Fis family transcriptional regulator, with protein MHNDQFSRHAQQVLTVTRGHERSQGPGSDPSIARSWLRCLEDYHLDPAQTIAPTVLEQGRLLESRERLQQVLHIAGNEMDSLHQQLSGAGHAVLLTDARGVILNCVTAPSERKIFEHAGLWLGADWSEAREGTNGIGTCLVERQSVTIHRDEHFRGRHTGLTCSASPVFDPHGELLAVLDVSSAREAVSRQSQFHTMALVNLSAKMIESCYFLRHFEHHWLLRFHLQAESVGLFSEGLLAFDGEGRICAANQSALNLLACTRSGLLGQPVEAFFDCSLDQLLSRASASATASWPLRTREGRSLFAALRGQPRRVPTPVTRPASPRPSGICLGDPALQDEMRKALRVFERDVPLLINGETGCGKEAFAKAVHQASQRSDKAFVALNCAAIPENLIESELFGYRGGSFTGALKEGMRGKLQQADGGTLFLDEIGDMPVALQTRLLRVLEDRLVVPIGGEPQAVNVRIISATHRNLLERVQDGSFREDLYYRLNGLEVALPALRERSDKSQLLDFLLAQEAGKQAVGLTPAAREVLLAYAWPGNIRQLRTVLRTLVALCDTSLIGLEDLPAIIRQARAQSSEPSPARSPLDDAERAALLATLEQQRWHMSHTAQQLGVSRNTLYRKLRKYEISRSLVV; from the coding sequence ATGCACAACGATCAGTTCAGTCGCCATGCCCAGCAAGTCTTGACCGTCACACGAGGGCATGAACGCTCCCAAGGCCCCGGCAGCGATCCGTCCATTGCCCGCTCCTGGCTGCGCTGCCTGGAGGACTACCACCTCGATCCCGCGCAAACCATCGCCCCTACTGTGCTCGAACAGGGTCGCCTGCTGGAAAGTCGCGAACGCCTGCAGCAGGTGCTGCACATCGCCGGCAACGAGATGGACAGCCTGCATCAACAGCTCTCCGGCGCTGGCCACGCGGTGCTGCTCACTGACGCGCGCGGCGTGATCCTCAACTGCGTCACCGCGCCGTCCGAGCGCAAGATTTTCGAGCACGCCGGGTTATGGCTGGGCGCCGATTGGAGTGAGGCTCGCGAAGGCACCAATGGCATCGGGACGTGCCTGGTTGAGCGCCAGTCCGTGACGATTCATCGCGACGAACACTTTCGCGGCCGTCACACGGGGCTGACCTGCTCGGCGAGCCCGGTGTTCGATCCTCACGGTGAACTGCTGGCGGTGCTGGACGTGTCGTCGGCTCGGGAAGCAGTGTCGCGCCAGAGCCAATTCCACACCATGGCGCTGGTCAATCTCTCGGCGAAGATGATCGAGAGTTGCTATTTCCTGCGCCACTTCGAGCACCATTGGCTACTGCGTTTTCACCTGCAAGCCGAGTCCGTGGGCCTGTTCAGTGAAGGGCTGCTGGCGTTCGACGGTGAGGGGCGCATTTGCGCGGCCAACCAGAGCGCGCTCAACCTGCTCGCATGCACGCGTAGCGGTTTGCTGGGGCAGCCGGTGGAGGCATTTTTCGATTGTTCGCTGGACCAACTGCTGAGCCGCGCCAGCGCCAGTGCGACCGCCAGTTGGCCATTGCGTACCCGTGAGGGGCGCAGCCTGTTTGCGGCATTGAGAGGCCAGCCGCGCCGTGTGCCCACGCCGGTTACCCGACCAGCATCGCCACGGCCATCGGGGATTTGCCTGGGCGACCCGGCGCTGCAAGACGAAATGCGCAAGGCGCTGCGGGTGTTCGAGCGCGATGTGCCACTGCTTATCAACGGTGAAACCGGATGCGGGAAAGAAGCGTTCGCCAAGGCGGTGCACCAGGCCAGCCAGCGTTCCGATAAAGCCTTTGTCGCGCTCAACTGTGCGGCCATCCCGGAAAACCTGATCGAAAGTGAGCTGTTTGGCTATCGCGGTGGCAGTTTCACCGGAGCGCTGAAGGAAGGCATGCGCGGCAAGCTGCAACAAGCCGATGGCGGTACGTTGTTTCTGGATGAAATCGGCGATATGCCTGTGGCGCTGCAAACCCGTTTGTTAAGAGTGCTGGAGGACCGCCTGGTGGTGCCCATCGGCGGTGAGCCCCAGGCGGTGAACGTGCGAATTATCAGCGCCACCCACCGAAATTTGCTTGAGCGCGTGCAGGACGGCAGCTTTCGCGAGGATTTGTATTACCGCTTGAACGGCCTGGAAGTCGCCCTTCCGGCGTTGCGTGAGCGCAGTGACAAGTCGCAACTGCTGGACTTCCTGCTGGCGCAGGAGGCGGGTAAGCAGGCTGTTGGCCTGACGCCTGCAGCGCGTGAAGTTCTGTTGGCGTACGCGTGGCCGGGCAATATCCGACAGCTGCGTACGGTGTTGCGCACGCTGGTCGCGCTGTGCGACACAAGCCTGATCGGGCTTGAGGATTTACCTGCAATCATCCGCCAGGCTCGCGCGCAATCGAGTGAACCGAGCCCTGCACGTTCGCCCCTGGACGACGCCGAGCGGGCGGCTTTGCTGGCAACGCTGGAGCAGCAACGCTGGCACATGAGCCATACGGCGCAGCAGTTAGGGGTGAGCCGTAATACGCTTTACCGAAAGTTGCGAAAGTATGAAATTTCACGCAGTTTGGTCGTTTAG
- a CDS encoding ethanolamine ammonia-lyase subunit EutB, protein MASFSHAVGAQTYRFDSLKDLMAKASPARSGDFLAGVAAHNDGERVAAQMALANTPLKHFLEEVLIPYENDEVTRLIIDTHDKLAFATVSHLTIGGLRDWLLSDAADEQSLRALAPGLTPEMAAAVSKIMRVQDLVLVAQKIRVVTQFRGTMGLRGRLSTRLQPNHPTDEPAGIAASILDGLLYGNGDAMIGINPATDSIASICAMLEMLDAIIQRYDIPTQACVLTHVTTSIEAINRGVPLDLVFQSIAGTEAANASFGISLSLLQEGYDAGLSLNRGTLGQNLMYFETGQGSALSANAHFGVDQQTCETRAYAVARHFKPFLVNTVVGFIGPEYLYNGKQIIRAGLEDHFCGKLLGVPMGCDICYTNHAEADQDDMDTLLTLLGVAGINFIMGIPGSDDIMLNYQTTSFHDALYARQTLGLKPAPEFEQWVAKMGIFTQADGKVRFGNSLPPAFRHALAQLG, encoded by the coding sequence ATGGCAAGCTTTTCCCACGCGGTGGGTGCACAGACCTACCGCTTCGACAGCCTCAAGGACCTGATGGCCAAGGCCAGCCCGGCGCGTTCCGGCGACTTCCTGGCGGGCGTGGCGGCGCACAATGATGGCGAACGGGTCGCGGCCCAAATGGCGCTGGCGAACACCCCGCTCAAGCACTTCCTGGAAGAAGTGTTGATCCCCTACGAAAACGACGAAGTCACCCGGCTGATCATCGACACCCACGACAAACTGGCCTTCGCCACGGTCAGCCACCTGACCATCGGCGGCCTGCGCGACTGGCTGCTCAGCGACGCGGCCGATGAACAATCCCTACGCGCACTGGCGCCGGGGCTGACACCGGAAATGGCCGCCGCCGTGTCCAAGATCATGCGCGTGCAGGACCTGGTACTGGTGGCACAGAAGATCCGCGTGGTCACCCAATTTCGCGGCACCATGGGCCTGCGCGGGCGCCTGTCCACACGCCTGCAACCCAACCATCCCACCGACGAACCGGCCGGCATCGCCGCCAGCATTCTCGACGGCCTGCTCTACGGCAACGGCGACGCGATGATCGGCATCAACCCGGCCACCGACAGCATCGCCTCGATCTGCGCCATGTTGGAGATGCTCGACGCAATCATCCAGCGCTACGACATCCCCACCCAGGCATGCGTGCTGACCCACGTCACCACCTCCATCGAAGCGATCAACCGTGGCGTGCCGCTGGACCTGGTGTTCCAGTCGATCGCCGGCACCGAAGCGGCCAACGCCAGCTTCGGCATCAGCTTGAGCCTGCTGCAGGAAGGCTATGACGCGGGCTTGAGCCTCAACCGCGGCACCCTGGGGCAGAACCTGATGTATTTCGAAACCGGCCAGGGAAGTGCCTTGTCGGCCAACGCGCACTTCGGCGTCGACCAGCAAACCTGTGAAACCCGCGCCTATGCCGTGGCCCGGCACTTCAAACCGTTTCTGGTGAACACCGTGGTCGGCTTTATCGGCCCCGAATACCTGTACAACGGCAAACAGATCATCCGCGCCGGGCTCGAAGACCACTTCTGCGGCAAGCTGCTCGGCGTGCCGATGGGTTGCGACATCTGCTACACCAACCACGCCGAAGCCGACCAGGACGACATGGACACCCTGCTGACCCTGCTCGGCGTGGCCGGGATCAATTTCATCATGGGCATCCCCGGCTCCGACGACATCATGCTCAATTACCAGACCACCTCGTTCCACGATGCGCTGTACGCCCGCCAGACCCTGGGGTTGAAACCGGCGCCGGAGTTCGAGCAATGGGTGGCGAAAATGGGCATCTTTACGCAAGCCGACGGCAAGGTACGCTTCGGTAACAGCCTGCCACCGGCGTTCCGCCACGCGTTGGCGCAACTGGGATGA